The following coding sequences are from one Prochlorococcus sp. MIT 1314 window:
- a CDS encoding long-chain acyl-[acyl-carrier-protein] reductase translates to MFGLIGHSTSFEDAKRKASLLGFDHIADGDLDVWCTAPPQLVENVEVKSATGICIEGSYIDSCFVPEMLSRFKTARRKVLNAMELAQKKGINITALGGFTSIIFENFNLLQHKQIRNTSLEWERFTTGNTHTAWVICRQLEINAPRIGIDLKTATVAVIGATGDIGSAVCRWLINKTGISELLMVARQQEPLVLLQRELDGGNIKTLDEALPQADIVVWVASMPKTIEINTAKLKKPCLMIDGGYPKNLDEKFQGENIYVLKGGIVEFFNDIGWNMMELAEMQNPQREMFACFAEAMILEFEKCHTNFSWGRNNISLEKMEFIGAASLKHGFSAIGLDKHHKVLTV, encoded by the coding sequence ATGTTTGGGTTAATAGGCCACTCAACTAGCTTTGAAGATGCAAAAAGGAAAGCTTCATTACTAGGCTTTGATCATATTGCAGATGGTGACCTTGATGTTTGGTGTACAGCTCCTCCTCAGTTAGTTGAAAATGTAGAAGTTAAGAGTGCTACTGGAATATGTATTGAAGGGTCTTATATCGATTCTTGCTTTGTACCTGAAATGCTTTCTAGGTTTAAGACGGCAAGAAGAAAAGTATTAAATGCTATGGAACTAGCTCAGAAAAAAGGAATTAATATTACAGCTTTGGGGGGATTTACTTCTATTATTTTTGAGAATTTTAATCTGCTTCAGCATAAACAAATTAGAAATACTTCGTTGGAATGGGAAAGATTTACTACTGGTAACACTCATACCGCTTGGGTTATTTGTAGGCAACTAGAAATAAATGCTCCACGTATTGGGATAGATCTTAAAACTGCAACCGTTGCTGTAATTGGTGCTACAGGAGATATTGGGAGTGCTGTTTGTAGATGGCTTATAAATAAAACCGGTATTTCAGAACTTCTTATGGTAGCCAGACAACAAGAACCACTAGTCTTATTACAAAGAGAATTAGATGGCGGTAATATAAAAACTTTGGATGAGGCATTGCCTCAAGCTGATATTGTGGTTTGGGTTGCAAGTATGCCTAAAACTATTGAAATTAATACTGCTAAATTAAAAAAACCATGTTTAATGATTGACGGTGGATACCCCAAAAATCTTGATGAGAAATTTCAGGGTGAAAATATTTATGTTTTAAAAGGAGGGATAGTAGAGTTTTTTAATGATATTGGCTGGAATATGATGGAACTTGCAGAAATGCAAAACCCTCAGAGAGAGATGTTTGCTTGCTTTGCAGAAGCTATGATTTTAGAATTTGAAAAATGTCATACCAACTTTAGTTGGGGAAGAAATAATATTTCTCTTGAAAAAATGGAATTTATTGGAGCAGCTTCTTTAAAACATGGTTTTTCTGCGATTGGACTTGATAAGCACCATAAAGTATTAACTGTCTAA
- a CDS encoding creatininase family protein, with protein sequence MNFKPIPNKFEYLNWPEIESISKDKRSTVIWPFGAVEQHGPHLPLATDSIFVEEIICEVFKLISPDIPLKKLPTQYFGFSPEHKGFSGTISLSSNLITSMIKEVGGQLSDMGFKRLILINGHGGQISLLNTAARELRSFAPRMAVFPCFMWSGVTGLSKLLSKTEIEHGLHASLAETSLMLALKPELVGDERPYEGIKGQIPDGWSLEGNAPTAWLTEDLSRSGVIGDSRDANESLGKDIKELLINHWYKLIMNMMQSDWPN encoded by the coding sequence ATGAACTTTAAACCAATACCTAATAAATTTGAATATTTAAATTGGCCAGAAATTGAGAGTATTTCAAAAGATAAAAGATCAACAGTGATTTGGCCATTCGGTGCAGTTGAGCAACATGGACCTCATTTGCCTCTCGCTACAGATAGTATTTTTGTTGAAGAAATCATTTGCGAAGTTTTTAAATTAATCTCTCCCGATATTCCATTAAAAAAACTTCCAACTCAATATTTTGGGTTTTCTCCAGAACATAAGGGTTTCTCTGGGACAATTTCCCTTTCCTCAAATTTAATAACCTCAATGATTAAAGAAGTTGGAGGTCAATTATCTGATATGGGTTTTAAAAGACTGATATTGATTAATGGACATGGAGGTCAAATCTCACTACTAAATACAGCGGCAAGAGAACTAAGAAGTTTTGCCCCTAGGATGGCAGTTTTTCCTTGTTTTATGTGGAGTGGTGTTACTGGATTAAGTAAATTGTTATCAAAAACTGAAATCGAGCATGGGCTACATGCTTCTTTAGCTGAAACAAGCTTGATGCTTGCTTTAAAACCAGAATTAGTGGGTGATGAACGTCCATATGAGGGTATTAAAGGACAAATTCCAGATGGTTGGAGTCTAGAGGGAAATGCTCCAACTGCTTGGCTTACTGAAGACTTGAGTAGATCTGGGGTTATTGGGGATAGCAGAGACGCAAATGAGTCCTTAGGAAAAGATATAAAAGAATTATTGATTAATCATTGGTACAAATTGATCATGAATATGATGCAATCTGATTGGCCAAATTAA
- a CDS encoding phosphoribosylanthranilate isomerase: protein MPKTNTLVKICGLTSEEQALEVAKLGVNAIGIISVEESPRYISAEIKKKIFKSLESLYPTIERVSVVKNCPIDLIIKNFLGNPSETIIQLHGDEDIDYCKKIREKIPNVGIWKAFRIKTEKDFDKIKPFEDVVDAILLDSWNKETYGGSGQKIKSIYLNNLQFTKPWWLAGGISIEWIDEILTEIKPDGLDISSSIEISPGLKDIKKTEVLIKFINNN, encoded by the coding sequence ATGCCCAAGACTAATACTTTAGTTAAAATTTGTGGACTAACATCCGAAGAGCAAGCTCTTGAAGTAGCTAAATTAGGAGTGAATGCTATCGGCATTATTTCGGTTGAGGAGTCTCCAAGATATATATCAGCTGAAATTAAGAAAAAGATTTTTAAAAGCTTAGAAAGTTTGTACCCAACAATCGAAAGGGTATCTGTTGTAAAGAACTGTCCGATAGATTTAATTATTAAAAATTTCTTAGGCAATCCAAGTGAAACTATCATTCAATTACATGGAGATGAGGATATTGATTACTGCAAAAAAATAAGAGAAAAAATTCCAAATGTTGGTATATGGAAGGCTTTCAGAATAAAAACGGAAAAAGACTTTGATAAAATAAAACCTTTTGAAGACGTTGTAGATGCGATACTACTTGATTCTTGGAATAAAGAAACTTATGGAGGTTCAGGACAAAAAATAAAGTCTATTTATCTAAATAATCTGCAATTTACCAAACCTTGGTGGTTAGCAGGTGGAATATCAATTGAATGGATTGATGAAATTTTAACTGAAATCAAACCAGATGGACTGGACATTTCAAGCAGTATCGAAATATCTCCTGGGTTAAAAGATATAAAAAAAACAGAGGTTCTAATTAAGTTTATTAATAATAATTAG
- a CDS encoding SDR family oxidoreductase, producing MKSPKKLNKLKLAFITGATKGIGRSTAITFANAGWDLILLSRNLHLMEKLKSELLTTKSKISLVKCDLSNPLEIEHCVKRAIDKFGCPSVLINNAGCAFNGPLVEMDLKQWEQIIQINLTSVFQICSSVVPQMRKKGGLVINVSSHASYNVFPQWGAYCVSKSALTMFTKCLREEERSNSIKACTITLGSVNTPLWDSESINSDFDRTSMLSSSQVSDTILYMAQQPESQLIEDLILMPSGGAF from the coding sequence GTGAAATCCCCCAAAAAACTGAATAAATTGAAACTAGCTTTTATAACAGGTGCTACAAAAGGTATTGGTAGATCTACCGCAATTACTTTTGCTAATGCTGGTTGGGATTTAATTTTACTTTCCAGGAACTTGCATTTAATGGAGAAACTAAAGAGTGAATTATTGACTACTAAATCAAAAATTAGCCTTGTTAAATGTGATTTATCTAATCCTCTAGAAATAGAACATTGTGTTAAAAGAGCAATAGATAAATTTGGATGCCCTTCAGTCTTGATAAATAACGCCGGGTGCGCATTTAATGGTCCTTTAGTTGAAATGGATTTAAAGCAATGGGAACAAATTATTCAAATAAACCTCACAAGTGTTTTTCAAATTTGCAGCTCAGTCGTTCCTCAAATGAGAAAAAAGGGTGGTTTAGTTATAAATGTTAGTAGCCATGCGTCCTATAATGTATTCCCTCAATGGGGAGCGTATTGTGTTTCAAAATCTGCACTAACTATGTTTACAAAATGCTTGAGGGAGGAGGAGAGATCTAATTCAATTAAAGCATGCACAATAACTTTAGGTTCAGTTAATACACCTCTTTGGGACTCTGAATCAATCAACTCTGATTTTGATAGAACTTCTATGCTCTCCTCAAGCCAGGTATCAGATACTATTCTTTATATGGCACAACAACCTGAATCGCAATTAATTGAAGATTTAATTTTGATGCCTTCTGGAGGGGCTTTTTAA
- a CDS encoding lipoyl protein ligase domain-containing protein, with protein MKIIINRPAKLILGIENQALIFSTNNLTGFDQMALDLNSLDQTISNPEIIFTLRFYYWNGDWLSIGYHQKEIPSHWEKLSFNKEINIVRRPSGGGAVLHSGGITYALTFKKAHYKILSYEMVNQWLIKSFRELGLKLQNGKSRKSLIKTNCFGTSLISDLVDQDGFKRIGSAQYRKKGAFLQHGEIQTNPSKDLWFKLFKEEAPPKVNLDLTNDEIIDHLRNSFLENKSNIKFKNIAIDNKNIGKFS; from the coding sequence TTGAAAATTATTATAAATAGACCTGCAAAGTTAATTTTGGGAATAGAAAATCAAGCTTTAATTTTTTCCACAAATAATTTAACTGGATTTGATCAAATGGCTTTAGATTTAAATTCTTTAGATCAGACAATTTCTAATCCTGAAATAATTTTCACATTGAGGTTCTACTATTGGAATGGAGATTGGCTTTCAATTGGCTATCATCAAAAGGAAATTCCTTCTCATTGGGAAAAATTATCCTTTAATAAGGAAATTAATATTGTAAGACGTCCATCTGGAGGGGGAGCTGTTTTGCATTCAGGGGGCATAACATATGCATTAACATTTAAAAAAGCTCACTATAAAATCCTAAGTTATGAAATGGTTAACCAATGGTTAATTAAAAGTTTTAGAGAATTAGGTCTAAAGTTGCAAAATGGCAAGTCACGAAAATCACTCATAAAAACTAATTGTTTTGGGACTTCATTAATCTCTGATTTAGTTGACCAGGATGGGTTCAAGAGAATAGGAAGTGCACAATATCGGAAAAAAGGTGCATTCCTTCAGCATGGAGAGATTCAAACAAATCCTTCAAAAGATTTGTGGTTCAAATTATTTAAAGAAGAAGCTCCACCTAAAGTAAATCTAGATCTCACAAATGATGAAATAATTGATCATTTAAGAAATTCATTCTTAGAAAATAAATCAAATATAAAGTTCAAAAATATTGCTATAGATAATAAAAATATTGGAAAATTTTCATAA
- the psaM gene encoding photosystem I reaction center subunit XII has translation MEPTQTINLIALSLIVVMHAGVLALRLGISLGRN, from the coding sequence ATGGAGCCAACTCAAACAATAAATTTAATTGCATTAAGCCTCATAGTAGTTATGCATGCTGGAGTATTAGCACTTAGGCTAGGAATTAGTTTAGGTAGAAACTAA
- a CDS encoding S1 RNA-binding domain-containing protein: MRVSDKNAQNNNQPKGNKKDLKKPLQVLHISKKDTQKIQNEGPNFQEEIRDQNIAIKPQIIKGKSSIESENDNENLKFLDSSQQDLKRPFNFSEQNTNFQLERTVDEFDFDESAFLEALNANEPIGATGETISGKVIAIESDGLYVDIGGKAPGFMPKKECGLGVITNFKEKYSIGLEMEVLVIKEQNADGMVTVSARALILRQSWEKVSSFAKNGELIDVQINGYNRGGLTCDVDGLRGFIPRSQLEDGQDHQSFVGKNLKVAFLEVNPESRKLVLSEKKALLVSKLTSLKLGQLIEGEVLAVKQYGFFVDLGGASGLLHQSSITNGSIRTLREIFREGETIKAIISEIDLEKGRIGLNTALLENSAGELIIDKEKVMKEAAERALKTKTLFDKKEQEK; this comes from the coding sequence ATGAGAGTCAGTGATAAAAATGCCCAAAATAATAACCAGCCAAAGGGCAATAAAAAAGATTTAAAGAAACCTCTTCAGGTTCTTCACATTAGCAAGAAAGATACTCAAAAGATACAGAATGAAGGCCCCAATTTTCAAGAAGAAATTAGAGACCAAAATATCGCAATTAAACCTCAAATAATCAAAGGTAAATCATCAATAGAAAGTGAAAACGACAATGAAAACCTTAAATTTTTAGATAGTTCTCAGCAAGATTTAAAAAGACCTTTTAATTTTTCGGAACAAAACACAAATTTCCAATTAGAAAGAACAGTTGATGAATTCGATTTTGATGAGAGTGCCTTTCTGGAGGCTTTAAATGCAAATGAGCCAATTGGTGCAACTGGAGAGACGATTTCAGGGAAAGTTATAGCAATTGAAAGTGATGGTCTATACGTTGACATTGGAGGAAAAGCCCCAGGTTTTATGCCAAAAAAAGAATGTGGATTGGGTGTCATAACAAATTTCAAGGAAAAATATTCTATAGGCCTTGAAATGGAAGTTTTGGTTATCAAAGAACAAAATGCTGATGGGATGGTAACAGTAAGTGCGCGAGCATTAATTCTTAGGCAAAGTTGGGAGAAAGTTTCAAGTTTTGCAAAAAATGGAGAATTAATTGACGTCCAAATTAATGGATATAATAGAGGTGGGCTAACGTGCGATGTAGATGGATTAAGAGGATTCATCCCAAGATCCCAACTTGAAGATGGACAAGATCATCAATCTTTTGTTGGTAAAAATTTAAAAGTAGCTTTTCTAGAGGTGAATCCAGAATCTAGGAAATTAGTTCTCTCTGAAAAAAAGGCATTGTTAGTCTCTAAACTTACAAGTTTAAAATTGGGTCAATTAATTGAAGGAGAAGTTTTAGCGGTAAAACAATATGGCTTTTTTGTTGATTTAGGAGGAGCTAGTGGACTTCTTCATCAATCCTCAATAACAAATGGATCGATTCGTACTTTGCGAGAAATTTTTAGAGAAGGAGAAACTATAAAAGCTATAATTTCAGAAATCGATCTTGAAAAAGGGCGTATTGGTTTAAATACAGCACTTTTAGAGAACTCTGCAGGAGAATTAATTATTGATAAAGAAAAAGTTATGAAAGAAGCGGCAGAAAGAGCACTAAAAACTAAAACACTCTTCGACAAAAAAGAACAAGAGAAATGA
- a CDS encoding protochlorophyllide reductase, whose protein sequence is MNKNIKGLVLITGTTSGVGLNTLKPLLRFGWEVIAVNRSNKRAITIAEELLTKDEIENVHFIEIDLSNLDDVRKGCDEILESFKKPINSLICNAAVYKPRLKRPERSPQGYENSMAVNHFGHFLMIKLLMENILSSEREIVLNGKSTLFKPRITVLGTVTANYSELGGRIPIPAPADLGDLSGFKNGFLSPISMANGKKFKPGKAYKDSKLCNMVTVQELSKRYPPEKIIVNSLYPGCVAETKLFRDTPWIFRFLFPIFQKFITRGYVSQRLAGERVAQVATYKEYAKPSVHWSWGNRQKTGRKAFSQKLSKRIIDRKTSQDTYDLSEKLVGLH, encoded by the coding sequence GTGAATAAGAACATTAAAGGTTTAGTCCTAATAACAGGAACTACATCCGGAGTTGGATTGAATACTCTAAAGCCTCTTTTGAGATTTGGATGGGAGGTTATAGCTGTTAATCGCTCAAATAAAAGAGCTATAACAATAGCAGAGGAATTATTGACAAAAGACGAAATTGAAAATGTTCATTTTATAGAAATAGATCTTTCTAACTTAGATGATGTAAGAAAAGGGTGTGATGAAATATTAGAAAGCTTTAAAAAGCCAATCAATTCACTTATTTGTAATGCAGCAGTTTATAAACCAAGATTAAAGAGGCCTGAAAGATCTCCTCAGGGTTATGAAAACTCCATGGCAGTAAATCATTTTGGGCATTTTCTTATGATAAAACTGCTTATGGAAAACATTTTATCTTCAGAAAGGGAAATTGTCCTAAATGGCAAATCTACTTTATTCAAGCCAAGAATTACAGTATTAGGAACTGTTACGGCTAATTATTCAGAACTTGGAGGGAGGATACCCATCCCTGCTCCAGCTGACCTAGGAGATTTATCAGGATTTAAAAATGGTTTTTTATCTCCTATAAGTATGGCGAATGGAAAGAAATTTAAACCTGGTAAGGCTTATAAGGATAGTAAACTGTGCAATATGGTTACCGTTCAGGAATTATCAAAAAGATATCCTCCAGAGAAAATTATTGTTAATTCTCTATATCCTGGATGTGTTGCCGAAACTAAACTTTTTAGAGATACACCTTGGATATTTAGATTTCTTTTCCCAATATTTCAAAAATTCATAACAAGAGGATATGTGTCTCAAAGATTGGCTGGAGAGAGGGTCGCTCAGGTTGCAACCTATAAAGAATATGCTAAACCATCAGTCCATTGGAGTTGGGGAAATCGTCAAAAAACTGGCAGAAAAGCTTTTTCTCAAAAGTTATCAAAAAGAATAATTGATAGGAAGACATCTCAAGACACTTATGATCTATCAGAAAAGTTGGTTGGATTACATTAA
- the folE gene encoding GTP cyclohydrolase I yields MTSTLPNDNIRNFDDQITNKLISEIIRDRIKNAGTRFSANDNISDFINPGELEILEKEVASRVKDLLKSLVIDVENDHNTQETAERVSKMYLNEVFKGRYHEQPKVTSFPNDKNLDEIYTVGPISVRSACSHHLVPILGECWIGIKPGNKVIGLSKFARVADWVFSRPHIQEEAVMILADEIEKLCEPKGLGIIVKAQHYCMKWRGVKEPNTSMINSVVRGDFRHDLSLKQEFFELVKQQSSTNNY; encoded by the coding sequence ATGACCTCTACTTTACCCAACGATAATATTAGAAACTTTGATGACCAGATTACTAATAAACTAATCTCTGAAATTATCAGAGACAGAATAAAGAATGCCGGGACAAGATTTAGTGCAAACGATAACATTTCAGATTTTATAAATCCTGGAGAATTAGAAATTCTGGAAAAGGAAGTTGCATCAAGAGTTAAAGACTTACTTAAATCCTTAGTAATAGATGTTGAAAATGATCATAATACTCAAGAGACGGCTGAAAGAGTCTCAAAGATGTATTTAAATGAAGTTTTTAAAGGGAGATATCATGAACAACCTAAAGTTACAAGTTTCCCAAATGATAAGAATCTTGACGAGATTTACACTGTAGGCCCTATTTCTGTAAGATCTGCATGTTCACATCATTTGGTCCCAATTTTGGGAGAGTGTTGGATAGGTATTAAACCTGGGAATAAAGTTATAGGGCTTTCTAAATTTGCTAGAGTAGCTGATTGGGTTTTTTCAAGACCTCATATTCAAGAAGAAGCTGTAATGATACTTGCAGATGAAATTGAAAAATTATGTGAGCCTAAAGGTTTAGGCATTATTGTAAAGGCCCAACATTATTGTATGAAATGGAGGGGAGTTAAAGAACCAAATACAAGTATGATTAATTCTGTCGTAAGAGGAGATTTTAGACATGATTTAAGTTTAAAACAAGAATTTTTTGAGCTTGTAAAACAGCAATCTTCTACTAATAATTACTAA
- a CDS encoding aldehyde oxygenase (deformylating): MQTLESNKNATKEQFSEENSLNLPDFTTDSYKDAYSRINAIVIEGEQEAHDNYISIATLIPNELEELTKLAKMELKHKRGFTACGRNLGVEADMLFAKKFFSKLHGNFQIALEKGNLTTCLLIQAILIEAFAISAYHVYIRVADPFAKKITQGVVKDEYLHLNYGQEWLKENLSTCKEELMEANKVNLPLIKKMLDEVAEDASVLAMDREELMEEFMIAYQDTLVEIGLDNREIARMAMAAIV; the protein is encoded by the coding sequence ATGCAAACTCTAGAATCAAATAAAAACGCAACTAAAGAACAATTTAGTGAAGAAAATTCTTTGAACTTACCTGACTTTACAACTGATTCTTATAAGGATGCATATAGCAGAATAAATGCAATTGTTATAGAGGGAGAGCAAGAGGCTCATGATAATTACATTTCAATAGCAACCCTAATACCAAATGAGTTAGAAGAGTTAACTAAATTGGCAAAAATGGAGCTGAAACATAAAAGAGGTTTTACTGCGTGTGGAAGAAATTTAGGAGTGGAAGCTGATATGTTATTTGCTAAAAAGTTCTTTTCTAAATTACACGGTAATTTTCAAATAGCTTTAGAAAAAGGAAATTTGACAACATGTCTATTAATTCAAGCTATTTTAATTGAAGCATTTGCTATCTCCGCATATCACGTTTACATAAGAGTTGCAGATCCTTTCGCAAAAAAAATAACACAGGGAGTGGTTAAAGATGAGTATCTCCATTTAAATTATGGTCAAGAATGGCTTAAAGAGAATTTATCTACTTGTAAAGAGGAATTGATGGAAGCTAATAAAGTCAACTTACCTTTGATTAAAAAGATGTTAGATGAAGTAGCAGAAGATGCATCAGTCTTAGCTATGGATAGAGAAGAATTAATGGAAGAATTTATGATTGCTTATCAAGACACTCTTGTAGAAATTGGTCTTGATAATAGAGAAATTGCCAGAATGGCTATGGCTGCAATTGTTTAA
- a CDS encoding acetyl-CoA carboxylase carboxyltransferase subunit alpha — protein sequence MAKRYLLDFEKPLVELEKQIEQIKELARDSEVDVSQQLLQLETLAARRREEIFKSLTPAQKIQVARHPQRPSTLDFIQMFCDDWIELHGDRNGDDDMALIGGIGSINNRPVLMLGHQKGRDTKENVVRNFGMAKPGGYRKALRLMQHADRFSLPILTFIDTPGAYAGLTAEEQGQGEAIARNLREMFGLKVPIIATVIGEGGSGGALGIGVADRLLMFEHSVYTVASPEACASILWRDAAKAPEAASALKITGKDLLKLGIIDEVLPEPSGGNNWAPLDAGNTLKEAIEKHLNALLQMTKDELIEERYKKFRVLGKFIEANNIEEIYSEIPQKTE from the coding sequence ATGGCTAAACGTTACCTCCTCGATTTTGAAAAGCCTCTTGTTGAACTTGAGAAGCAGATTGAGCAAATTAAAGAATTAGCTCGAGATTCAGAAGTGGATGTTAGTCAACAACTTCTGCAGCTTGAAACCTTAGCGGCTAGGAGAAGAGAAGAGATATTTAAATCACTTACACCTGCGCAAAAGATTCAGGTTGCTAGGCATCCTCAAAGACCTAGTACTTTGGACTTTATTCAAATGTTTTGCGATGACTGGATCGAATTGCATGGAGACAGGAATGGAGATGATGACATGGCACTAATTGGAGGAATAGGTTCGATAAATAATCGACCAGTGCTGATGTTAGGGCATCAGAAAGGAAGAGATACTAAAGAAAATGTAGTAAGAAACTTTGGAATGGCCAAGCCAGGAGGTTACAGAAAAGCTCTTAGATTAATGCAGCATGCTGATAGATTTTCCTTGCCAATTCTTACATTCATTGACACTCCAGGCGCCTATGCCGGCTTGACCGCTGAAGAGCAAGGACAAGGAGAAGCGATAGCAAGAAACTTGAGGGAGATGTTTGGTTTAAAAGTTCCTATAATAGCTACTGTCATTGGAGAAGGTGGTTCTGGAGGTGCACTGGGAATAGGCGTCGCTGATAGGTTACTAATGTTCGAACACAGTGTTTATACAGTTGCCAGCCCAGAAGCATGCGCATCAATCTTGTGGAGAGACGCTGCAAAAGCACCAGAAGCAGCATCAGCACTTAAAATTACAGGTAAAGATTTACTTAAATTGGGGATAATAGATGAAGTATTACCAGAACCTTCTGGGGGGAATAATTGGGCACCTTTAGATGCTGGTAATACACTAAAAGAGGCTATTGAGAAGCATCTTAATGCTTTACTGCAAATGACTAAAGATGAACTAATTGAGGAAAGATATAAAAAGTTTAGGGTTTTAGGTAAATTTATCGAAGCAAATAATATTGAAGAGATTTATAGTGAAATCCCCCAAAAAACTGAATAA
- a CDS encoding site-2 protease family protein codes for MRSWQIFKIWGIPFKIHTYWFAILFLFSWTISNQVYLTSGDIYNTKEAWIIGFLTSFFLLSSIISHEVLHTFVSLNQGVKIKKITFYFLGAILQIDEYCQTALGNIKIAIVRPLLCFATASILLLISNYSESQELIVINIISRVGILNLCLGLLNLIPIGSLDGGNLLKSIIWHFSGSKNKGRNFLNKVNLSLSFLVLIFGIICLFRFNFYYGFILSFLGLFGVNSSKSESQFFKIEKIIKFSKVSDLKLKPLRKVEFDSNLSEFNTLIKNKKDAADKYFFVANNGRWTGFVDESILKTVSIKKWERNFVGDFQKPVNSFAGVYVNDKLWKTIERLEETSEGFLLVLNAADIPLGIIDRFKIGQFVFNKLGFNLPLEIVNKLNYKNQYPLGIELPRIVNSMKQKGDL; via the coding sequence TTGAGAAGTTGGCAAATTTTTAAAATATGGGGAATTCCCTTCAAAATTCATACTTATTGGTTTGCAATTCTTTTTTTATTCTCATGGACTATAAGTAATCAGGTTTATTTAACCTCAGGTGATATCTACAATACTAAAGAAGCTTGGATTATAGGATTTTTAACTTCTTTTTTCTTGTTATCTTCAATTATTTCTCATGAGGTTTTACATACCTTTGTTTCCCTTAATCAGGGCGTAAAAATAAAAAAAATTACTTTTTATTTTCTTGGAGCAATTCTACAAATAGATGAGTATTGCCAAACTGCTTTAGGTAATATAAAAATTGCAATTGTTAGACCTTTGTTATGTTTTGCCACAGCATCTATTCTACTTTTAATTAGTAATTACAGTGAATCTCAAGAATTAATAGTCATTAATATAATTTCTAGAGTAGGTATATTAAATTTATGCTTAGGACTCTTAAATTTGATTCCAATTGGTTCATTAGATGGAGGAAACTTATTAAAAAGTATTATTTGGCATTTCTCAGGGAGTAAAAACAAAGGTAGGAATTTCCTCAACAAAGTAAATTTATCTTTGTCTTTTTTAGTTCTGATATTTGGAATAATTTGTTTATTTAGATTTAATTTTTACTATGGATTTATTCTTTCTTTTTTAGGACTATTTGGAGTTAATTCTTCAAAGTCAGAAAGTCAATTTTTTAAAATTGAAAAAATAATTAAATTTAGCAAAGTTTCTGACCTTAAATTAAAGCCATTGAGAAAAGTTGAATTCGATTCTAATTTATCAGAATTTAATACATTAATAAAAAATAAAAAGGATGCAGCAGATAAATATTTTTTTGTTGCAAATAATGGTAGATGGACAGGTTTTGTCGATGAGAGTATTTTAAAAACTGTCAGCATAAAAAAATGGGAGAGGAACTTTGTTGGAGACTTTCAGAAACCAGTCAATAGTTTTGCAGGTGTATATGTTAATGACAAATTATGGAAAACTATAGAAAGACTTGAAGAAACAAGTGAAGGTTTTTTATTGGTTCTCAATGCTGCAGATATCCCTTTGGGGATAATTGATAGGTTTAAAATAGGACAATTTGTATTTAATAAATTAGGTTTTAATTTGCCTTTGGAGATTGTCAACAAATTAAATTATAAAAATCAGTATCCTTTGGGAATTGAATTACCAAGAATAGTTAATTCAATGAAGCAGAAAGGAGATCTTTAA